TCAGatagaaattattcatttcttttggtTACTATCAAACATTATTCAGTCATGatactacctttttttttccttttcataataattttgaaaattttaaaaattttgaaataatttcatttctaacATTTAGATAGGTACAAAAAaggcaaataattaaatattttttaatatatataatttttttttatattaagttaaaatgttgttgattaacaataaattttataaaagtatttaagagTAACATATCTATACATCTCAGGCTTACTCTGCAATTCTCCTGAATGTTTAGACCACATTTTGCCCTATTGAGCAGTATTTTtcagtgaatataaaataaaatacatattgtgtttaaaatcttgtttaaCATGCAGGGAGACTTTTATATGGTAacaaaattttgctataaaattattttgaacattaataCTCTTCCTTTGTACCTAAATGGTTGTCtgatttggtttttttttatttgcaatgattgtctgatttatttatgattaattatcAAACGCTAATATCAACAATGCCGAATAGTCTGTATTAATAATACATAGGAATAAGCAGGAGTGTAATTAATGCATttcataactatttattaatattattctaaatattaactaataaacaaagaaaacaattaattagaACTCTTTATTACACTTTCAAAACTGCATTTCTTACTTTCGCAttcaattatttagatttatctAACCATACAAACAAAAAGCTTAGTTTTGATATGTTTAATAGTTTAACATGATAAGTTTGTCATGAATGagaaagtttaattattagttaaataaaattataattttagaaataattaaaagttatcaagctataaataattgatatttccCTGTGATCAGTGACTATAATTTTACTGACAGTCTCAGATTCAACTTTGGTCTGACAGTTCATATGGCTCTTACAACTTTCTTGTGGCCTggctgagtttttttttttttttttttaatatttgctatccatcttattaaaatatcgattgtTATCCCACTAATATGGAATATAacgaatttattataattacggGACCCAGGTGAAATAACTTCACGCTGACCGACTTGTGTGTAACTACATTCTATGTTATAGTATTATAAAACTTGCAATTTCAATTAGGTATAAACTTCAGATTTTGTTTCTTCGAAAGTACAATTTGCCTTGCGACAACAAATGCCTGCCTCTCGGTTGGGTATTCTTCATAACCTATGAAAGAATGAACTCTCAACCTgtctgtaataattaatttcgttCAGCAATAAACttcatttcataatatatttaggAACTTcgcgaaaataatttaatctgaaTATGTTCTGGTAAAAACTTAATGcgaaaatctttaaaacaattttttaaagtaattatttctcCCAACATTTTTGTTGCAAATACGTTAGCTTTTTCCTAAGAAAGCATCATAATTATAAGTAGAAGTACTACATTTCAaaagcaactaaaaaaaattagtttttttttatacttttgttacAAAAGTATTGCCATATAGATTGCTTACTTGGTTGCAAAATGTGAAATATGTGTATTCAATTCTAATTTCTCTTTAAGATATGGACTTTTTTCATAGTCTAACAGTTTCAAATCAAACAATTGTTTAGATTCCAAGGTTTTATAAGTTTTAGCAAATCATTAATTAGTCTATCATTAATATACACACAGAAAAATACTGATTAACTATGGAATTGAGTGGATCAACAACCACAGTGAAATAAATTCTGTTGATAAttcacaaaatgttaaaaaaatgtaacttatatttgttttattagtttttaaaagtataagtattaagtatttttataagtattttttaaggatGTTTTGTTAATAGAAGAAAGGAATTTATCACCAAAAATATTAAGGAATAAACATTGGGTTATCCATCTAGGAACAGAATCCTACTCAGACAAGATATTATGGGACAGAAATTCATTCTGATCATgctcaaataaaatatcatgcAGAATCTTACCTGGACAAAATTGTAAAGGGTGGAATCACGCCTTCAAAAATTTGGAGCAAAATCTTACctttacaaaattaaagacaaaatcTCACTTGGACTGAATCTCTTTCTAACAAAATAAtagttagttttcaaaaattgtatttattttagaattttgtacacacaagtttttgtcaaaaaacCACATTACAGAAATACTGCAATGAAGATAATAGGAGATTTATTGtatattacttaaaagaaacttgagatattcatttattaatgcaaaattgAGCCAAAACAGAGCATCAGCAAATCTTGCCATACTTagctttgtgatttttttacatgttttcttCTTGGGGAACATTGCCAATTCTGCTTATTGCATATTGATATATGTAACATCTTTATGTGTCAAtctttttttaccgtaattccAATATCATGTGACCtcactttttgtttaaactcaaaagAACTCATTgggaaatttaaacaaatctaatttaacatttatttgatgGGTTATTTTCattctcctttttttcattctattacAATCTTATATTTACTCATTGCCTATGTCACATCAACTATTTTCTCTTAAACAGCAAATTATTCTTATTGCTTGTGAATACTAAAGCTATTTATTCCCGTTTTAGAACAATCTCTATGCTTGTAAGCCAAGACATCTGTTGAGGGTGTGTACTGTGTTTTGATTCAATTTGTATTTCCATTTCTTAGATATCTTTTTTCTACtattaaataatgctttatttaaagtttatatatcTCTTGGTTATTTATTAGGATtgctacattatttatttttttaaagatatgtgTCTCaacaaagattaaattataGCATAACTTGTAAACAATACTCAATATTatgtgaaagttaaaaatattttaatgttccaAATGTGTGAGAGAGATTTACCTAATTAGGACTTTGATATAAATTGAATcactataatttcaattttctttaaatgtttaaattttaaagttagctAATATAATTTCCCACATTGCAATGGCGTAAATGTGTGGAGcgtgaactttttttaagataaatcgCACCAcacaatgctttaaaaattttgctattcaatTACAAAAACTAGTGATCTTATACAGGAAACTTGTTCAAATCAATGGCAggctaatattaatttttaatatgctatttttctggtttcaaattgtatttttgaaagctcatttatatttcagaaataagtaAACTACAAATACATTCTGAAGTTATATCATTCATGATATTATTTCTCTAGCATTGTAACTGAAAAATCTGTTATTTATCCAAATAAGGCAATTCCTATGAAGTTCTGAACATCTTTTagattacaatttttctttttaatgctcaaataaagcaatattttattacctaTTCTAActcatatatacataaatttagttgTAATTAATGATCTTGTGCTTTTTCGGGCTgctcataaatttctttttttttactttaatattttatgataacattatttcaagaattttaaatttttactcatatcagagattttaataaaagtttatcttacttttgatattttcagtCTTTACTCCTATGTATTTTATCTCTAAAATATAGCTATGAGATATTTAAATAGATACttatttttgacagtttaaatcACTATgcataatatattgaaaaatataattgtgttCTTTAAATAGGAAGGAAAATTGTGTAAATGTATGATCAACTTCAATGTAGCAGTGGATAAACGAATTATTCTACTATTCAATGGTGATGATGTGATGAATTAGAAGGTCAAGGATTATGCATcttgtctgattttgtaaagtTTGTTGTTTTTggatgaatataatttataaaaaaagaattgttgactaagcagaaattttatttaggacAACTGGAAGACAGTACAACTGGAAGTAAAAAACCTTACtcaataacaggaaaaaaattaataccgtATACAGTGCCCGccgtttattaaaatcactttcgttttatgctcttttgattttattaagtggctgattttattaagaggcgattcaacatttgaaaaaaataataataatttttacgatATATTCTAAATGCACACactttaaaagctgaaataatgacaacattaatgctttattttaactaatttaattattttaataaagtaaaaccctacataagattaaatttacaaaattttttcaaaaaaccaaTCAATGGTTGCTTGAGttgcagtatttaaaattaactattcaaCGTCATTTGAGAGTTTATagaagtttttatagttttcgatATTTCCTCCTCTTTGTTCTAAAGCTCGCCGCAATACATTAGGTGCTTTTTTGACTTCCAATGAAGATGGCACTGATGACTTTATTTCATCTTCTGAGTCTGATTCCTCCATTTCTTGATTGGAAATaactttgcaatttttgatGTCTGTAACAATATCAGAATCAGATTTTTCTCCTGATGTTTGCAGGTTATCGTCAATAGCTACGTAACATTCTTGtccatttcattttcttcattgcTGAGCATTTCTTTGAAACAGTTATCAGCTCCCTCGCCAGTGCTTAATCCAcactttttaaagcaattttatattttttgggtTGAAACAATGTCCCATGAGTTACGAGTCAAATGCATTGATTCCAAAATAGTAAGggattttgatagtttttttgcAGTTAAGAGTTCTAAAGAGCTGTCACAGTTTAtgtcacaaataatttttcgaacaaccatttttctgtaatgaaactTGAATGATCTTATGATTCCCTGATCAAGGGGTTGAATAATAGCTGTAGTGTTGGGTGGCAAAAACACTAATTTAATGTGTTTCAAACACAAGTCCTCATCAGCAGGGTGCGCAGAACAATTATCTAAAAGTAAGACGACCTTTTCATTTTTCAGCTCCTTGTCCCATTCAAGAAGAAGTTTTGTGAAGATGCTGGATGTCATCCATGCGTTATAGCTTATGGCATAACTGGTGGGCAGGTTTACTTCTTTAAAACATCAAGGTTTTAGACTCTTTCCTATCACTAAAGGTTTGTTTTTTTTCGCAGTTCCTGTCATGTTGCATGTTAGCAACACGGTTAgtctttcctttatttttttgcatccaCCAGTCAATTCATTATTAAACAGCAGTGTGTGTTCAGGAAGTGCTCGGAAAAATAATCCTGTTTCATCTGTGTTGAAAATTTGCTCTGGTTTATAGTCTTTGATGAGTGTTGGCCACACGTCGTTTACCCAATCGGCGGCAGAGCTAAAATCAGCATCTTGCTTTTCATACAATTTACGAAAGACAATGTTGTTGCGGTCTTTCCATGGGGTTAGCCACCCATCTGTAGCTTTAAAATCAGAATCACCAAATAAATTAGCAAAGTCCTGTgctttgtgaaataaaattccacGTGGAATTGAAATTCTTCGTTCGCGTGCATTTTTGAACCATTCTAACAGAGCCATTTCAATTTCCTCCGATTTTCCTTCACGCTTACTCTTTCTTGACagattttcattctttttttatttccaggGAAATATTTATCCTTTGTTTCAGAATGTTGAAAGGAGCAGTTTGGGAAATACCTAATTTAATTGAAGCTTCACGTTGACTACATTTAGGAAGCTTATCATAGTTTTGCAGCACTtcgaatttatctttaaaactcaAATCCTTCCTTTTCGGCatgctgataaaatttaacaccaaacgaacttaaaaatgatatgtgctttaactataatttactcAAACAGCTTAAAATGGAACATGAGCACAGACAGTTTTTGGAAATCTATTCTTGTTCTCTGTTAAGATAGGTAACAAAAGAAACTTCTCTCCCTTCTAtggttcattcaataaaaagtaagataagaATTCGACCCCCTGTTGGGTGAGATAGGTTTCTCCAAACTTCATTCAAGTCAAGGAATTGACATTGATAAATTGATTTCTATGAACTCCCTGCTTATCACCCACATTTTTCCTTTACTCTTACACTATGTACATCACAGGAAAGTGCTAAACTCACCTGTTTCATAGGTTTGTGAGTAACTGTtgcttcttctaaaaaaatctttaaacttccaaaaaataaaatttta
This region of Parasteatoda tepidariorum isolate YZ-2023 chromosome X1, CAS_Ptep_4.0, whole genome shotgun sequence genomic DNA includes:
- the LOC139426986 gene encoding jerky protein homolog-like encodes the protein MTSSIFTKLLLEWDKELKNEKVVLLLDNCSAHPADEDLCLKHIKLVFLPPNTTAIIQPLDQGIIRSFKFHYRKMVVRKIICDINCDSSLELLTAKKLSKSLTILESMHLTPIDDNLQTSGEKSDSDIVTDIKNCKVISNQEMEESDSEDEIKSSVPSSLEVKKAPNVLRRALEQRGGNIENYKNFYKLSNDVE